The sequence TTGTCTTAACAAATGCAGCCCAAGAGGGATATATTCCATCAGTGAGATAATAAGCTCTATCATTTTGACGACCATTGACCACATAACTTATATTAGGTGCTCTACCTTTTAAAATATCACTAAAAACGGGAGATCGATGAAGTACATTGATATCATTGCACGAACCTGGAGTTCCAAAGAACGCATGCCATATCCATAAATCATATGATGCAACGGCTTCCAAAATGATTGTTGGTTTTCCACTTCTTCCTGCATATTGACCAGCCCAAGCAGTAGGACAGTTCTTCCAttcccaatgcatgcaatcaataCTTCCAATCATGCGGGGGAAACCACGTTGTTCTCCAACATAGAGTAGCCTTTGCAAATCTTGTTGATTGGGCCTTCTAAGGTATGTGTCACCAAAGCAAGAAATGATACCTTCTACGAAATGAATGACAGCATCCCTCGTGACTGTTGAACTCATTCGTAAGTATTCATCAACGACATCGGTTGCGGTTCCATAAGCCAACACCCTCATAGCTCCAGTGCATTTTTGTAGTGGTGAAAGGCCTTGCCTACCAGTGCAATCGGGTCTCTGTTGAAAATATTCGTCGTTAGCAGTAACAGCATCTACTATACGAAGGAACAATGATTTTTGCATGCGAAATCTACGCCGGAAGAGCTCCGGAGTATACGTTGGATTAGGGACAAAATAATCACTCATCAAACGTTGCTCACCAACTTCACGTTCCCTATCACAATACCTTTTTTTAGTGGTGGAAGAAGAAGTTCCTAAAATAAGATTGGGATTGTTTATGAGCATATCGTCAATAATGCGATCAATTTGACGATTTTGTTGATAACGTCGTTCTTCCCATTCatctgaagatgaagatgaagaagacaTTTTGGCTTTAGAATGAGTTAGGTACTGGATATGAGGTATGttatatagaaaaataaatgcaGTGATAAAATTTACTGTAAGTTGTTTGACATCTGCATGTGAACCATTAATTTGTCATTATTGAGACACTCACATGTGAAATGGCAGGACAATTATCTCCAGTGCATGTGAATGATAGACATTAAAGTGTGCATGTGAATTGCAGAGATTAAAGTGTGCATGTGAAGTGTCATAAAATGTGTGATTGAAAATTATGATCACGTGAAGAGTGTCAGAGACACTTGCATGTTCAACAGTTGGattgaaaattcaaacaaattacATAGAGCAATGCAGAATTgaaataacataaattaaaatcacaCCAttgaaacataaattaaaattacataattgcaAAACTACTTCGGAAATAAAATAGCAATGAGGTGGCTTTTCatctcttcctcttctgcagACAAATGGTCCTTCGCCAACAATGCGACCAACATTTTCTTTTCCATCTTCAGAGAATTCATTTTAAGCTTTTCACGTTCCAATTCAATTTTAGCAGTCATTAACTCATTTTCATGATCTCTACTAAGTCTCAATGCACGAATTTCTTCATACATTTCATTTGATTCAGATGCCATTGCCTTaccttttcctttccttttagCTTTATCTCTACCTGTAGGACGAGACATAGTAGATCCGCCAGTAGTTGGAGTTTCTGGATTGGACGGGATAAAGTAATCACCATCTTCAGAAGTCTTAGACCTTTTTGTGCTGCCACCACTTTCTTGATCATCACCAACTTCATTGATTGCTAAGTTCCACTTCGGATGTTTACTCATAACATCATTGAAAACAACCAAGTCTTGGAATTTACTGCCACCTGCTTCATAAATTGAGTGAGCTTCCATCTCTATATCTTTCTGGCTCATTCCACTTCTTTTTCTAGCATTTGCTTCTTTGCAAGCAGCAATCCACTTGTTTGCATTTTCATTAAGTCGTTTAAAACGACCTTTCATTGATTCGATATTCCTTGGGCCGATCTCATCtggattttctttttgagcttcaTGATACATATTCTGCACACGTTCCCACATCGTCGCCCCTCTttgattttttcctttttgcttATCTTCGCTAACGCAGATCCAAGAAGACATAAGCGCTACATCTTCTTTCACGCACCAAGCTACATTTTTTGCAGCTTTCTGATTTTTCTTTGGGTGTTCGACATCTTGAAATAAATTCCGAGAGATATTTTGTGAAATGGGATGTTCGTGAGGGGTAGAAATTTGGTTGAGGTGTGGA comes from Salvia miltiorrhiza cultivar Shanhuang (shh) chromosome 3, IMPLAD_Smil_shh, whole genome shotgun sequence and encodes:
- the LOC131018183 gene encoding uncharacterized protein LOC131018183, giving the protein MDPNDPNYYSNFGSFFHPQNFSNPEDVQNSQYYENSQFSPHLNQISTPHEHPISQNISRNLFQDVEHPKKNQKAAKNVAWCVKEDVALMSSWICVSEDKQKGKNQRGATMWERVQNMYHEAQKENPDEIGPRNIESMKGRFKRLNENANKWIAACKEANARKRSGMSQKDIEMEAHSIYEAGGSKFQDLVVFNDVMSKHPKWNLAINEVGDDQESGGSTKRSKTSEDGDYFIPSNPETPTTGGSTMSRPTGRDKAKRKGKGKAMASESNEMYEEIRALRLSRDHENELMTAKIELEREKLKMNSLKMEKKMLVALLAKDHLSAEEEEMKSHLIAILFPK
- the LOC131017168 gene encoding uncharacterized protein LOC131017168, yielding MSSSSSSSDEWEERRYQQNRQIDRIIDDMLINNPNLILGTSSSTTKKRYCDREREVGEQRLMSDYFVPNPTYTPELFRRRFRMQKSLFLRIVDAVTANDEYFQQRPDCTGRQGLSPLQKCTGAMRVLAYGTATDVVDEYLRMSSTVTRDAVIHFVEGIISCFGDTYLRRPNQQDLQRLLYVGEQRGFPRMIGSIDCMHWEWKNCPTAWAGQYAGRSGKPTIILEAVASYDLWIWHAFFGTPGSCNDINVLHRSPVFSDILKGRAPNISYVVNGRQNDRAYYLTDGIYPSWAAFVKTISSPVLRKHKLFAQHQEVVRKDVERAFGVLQARFAFIRRPCLIWDRILMGKIMMACIIMHNMIVEDERDTYQNYYDPTEFLMDLPADEDVSIHYSTDRIASLSNYMINRDRLRNREAHKALQKDLIEHIWAKFDTTN